In Bradyrhizobium sp. 170, the DNA window TCCAGATCCCGAACCGGCGCTCCTTGCGGCGCGTGACCATGTCGGCGCGCGGGCCGGCAATCGTCACCACCAGATCGTAGGTGCGATTGGCAGGCGTGGTGGCATCCTTCTCCACCGAGCCGAACAGCACGAGTTCCTCGCCGGAGTAATTCGGCGTCACGGTGACGCGGTGGTTCGACACCGACACGATCAGCCGTTCGGCCTGCGCTGGCGAGGCCGCGAATGCTGCACCCAGCGCAAGCCATCCGAGCATGAGGATGAGGCGCGCGGTCATCCCGTCACCCCGGTTTCGCGGATGGTGAAGAGATCCTCGGGCCGGATCACCAGCTCGACGGCAAACCGGACGCCGACGGCGAGCACCAGCAGCCCGAGCAGCAGCCGCAGATGTTCGCCGCGGATTTTCTGCCCGGCGCGCGCGCCGAACTGCGCGCCGGTGACGCCGCCGACCATCAGGATCAGCGCCAGCACGGCATCGACCAGATGATTGGTGACGGCGTGCAGCATGGTGGCGAACACCATCGTGACCAGGGTCAGCACCATCGAGGTGCCGATCACGGTCGAGGTCGGCACCCGCAGCACGTAGATCAACAGCGGCACCAGGATGAAGCCGCCGCCGATGCCCATCACGGCGCCGATGAAGCCGATGACCAGGCCGATCACCACGATGGGAATCACGGACAGATAGATTTTCGAGCGCTTGAAGCGCATCTTCAGCGGCAAGCCGTGGATCCAGACATGGCTGCCCGGGCGGCGCGTGGTGACCGGACCGCCGCGGCGGGCGCGCAACAGCGCCCGCAGGCCCTCCCAGAACATCAGGCCGCCGACGGTGGTCAGCAGGATCACGTAGGACGTCGCGATCATGAGATCGAGCTGACCCAGCGAGCGCAGCAGCGTGAAGGTCCAGACCCCGAGCGCGGTGCCCATACTGCCGCCGGTCAACAGCACCGCCGCCAGCAGCGGATCGATGGCGCGCCGTCGCCAATAGGACAGCGCGCCGGAAAACGAGGAGGCGGCGATGTGGCTGGCGACGGAGGCGACTGCGACCGCCGGTGCAATGCCGACGAAGATCAACAGCGGCGTCATCAGGAAGCCGCCGCCGATCCCGAACATGCCGGACACGAACCCAACCGCCGCGCCCATCGCCAGGATGAGGAAAACATTGACCGGAATGTCGGCGATCGGGAGGTAGAGCTGCACGCGCGTCTGCTTTTGTAGCTTTGCCGCAAGAGACGGCCGGGCGGCCGCTCAGGGCATGGTTTCTGTTGTATTTGCCGGCAGTGGAAGCCGGTTCGCGCATGCACCTTTGCGTGCGCAGGGCCGGTTCCCGCGCCTTTGCATAACTGAATTCGGAGGGGTGAGGGACTAAAAATGCCCGGGAAGGCAAATTTTTGCCTCACGTGGCCACGCGTCCGTCAGGACGTTGAAGCGCTGTTACAAATCCGAAAGGCAGGTCCGCTCGTGGGGCCCGGCGCGCGGCCGGCTCAGGGCTTTCCGAGCGGGTCGGTGACGAGGTTCATCGCCAGCGCCTGTTTGGGGCTGAGCCAGCGAATGTCCCGGGTCTCGGACATCGCTTCCACGATGGAGGACGAGACCCCCATTTTGGTCATGTAGCCCAGC includes these proteins:
- a CDS encoding sulfite exporter TauE/SafE family protein, with translation MQLYLPIADIPVNVFLILAMGAAVGFVSGMFGIGGGFLMTPLLIFVGIAPAVAVASVASHIAASSFSGALSYWRRRAIDPLLAAVLLTGGSMGTALGVWTFTLLRSLGQLDLMIATSYVILLTTVGGLMFWEGLRALLRARRGGPVTTRRPGSHVWIHGLPLKMRFKRSKIYLSVIPIVVIGLVIGFIGAVMGIGGGFILVPLLIYVLRVPTSTVIGTSMVLTLVTMVFATMLHAVTNHLVDAVLALILMVGGVTGAQFGARAGQKIRGEHLRLLLGLLVLAVGVRFAVELVIRPEDLFTIRETGVTG